The Microcoleus sp. FACHB-672 region TGCAGCAGTCGCCAATGGAAGAAAACCTGTTTGTCCTCACAGCCGGCTCGATTCCTTCCGACCCGCTGAGACTCCTTTCCTCTAAGAAAATGCAGAGTTTTATGGAGCAATGGCAAGCTGCGTTTGACTTGATTATCTATGACGCACCGCCTTTGCTGGGTTTGGCAGATGCTAGTTTGCTAGCCGGCCATACAGATGGGATTTTGCTCGTTGTGGCAATTGGCCAGACAGAACGCTCTGAGGTGACTCAAGCATTAGACGGATTGCACACATCTGGCACCCCAGTTTTAGGTGTGGTGGCAAATAAGGCTAGTGGCTATCCGATGAACGCCTACTATGACCACCGACGCTATCCCACATCCTATCAGGATGAGCGCCGCCCCGATCCGGATGCTGTCGTCCTCTAATCGCTTAATCCATAACAAAATTCAAATCGAATAAAAGGCAAAAGGTCAAAAGAGATAAAAATCTTTACTTTTGCCTTTTTATGTTTAAAATTGACCCGAACATAGTAGCCGACACTACTTTATTGAGTTAGGTTTAAATTATCTAAATTTTAGAGAAAACAGACAGATTCCAAGATTAATTTAAGAATAAGTGCTTCGGGTGGCTGTGCCGATGTTTGTTTTGCAGCCGGCTACCCCAGTTCATTTTTGAAAGGGAGATCGGGTAATGGCCATCGCAACAACCAACCCTGCAACCGGGGAAATACTGAAAACATTTGACCCGCTAACGGATAACGAGATCGAAGTTAAACTCGCTCGCTCTCAACAGGCGTACCAAGCATACCGGCACATACCAATGACGCAAAGAGCCGGCTGGCTGAAGGCGGCTGCTGATATTTTAGAACACCGGCGCGAAGAGTTTGGCAAAATCATGACCCTGGAAATGGGGAAAACACTCAAATCTGCGATCGCAGAAGTGGAAAAATGCGCCCTCGTCTGCCGATATTATGCCGACAATGCCGCTGAATTTTTGGCAGATGCGCCGGCAGCTACCGATGCCAGCCGAAGTTTTGTTCGATATCAGCCACTTGGCCCCGTTTTGGCCGTGATGCCTTGGAATTTTCCCTTTTGGCAGGTGTTTCGCTTCGCTGCACCGGCACTGATGGCCGGCAACGTTGGCTTGCTCAAACACGCGTCCAATGTCCCCCAGTGCGCCTTAGCCATTGAAGAAATTTTTCTGCAAGCCGGTTTTCCCGAGGGAGTCTTTCAAACCTTGCTCGTTGGTTCAGACAAAGTGGCCAACTTGATGGCTGATGAGCGCGTCAAAGCCGCCACCTTAACCGGCAGTGAACACGCAGGTGCCAGTCTAGCCGCAGTTGCCGGCAAAGAAATTAAAAAAACTGTGTTGGAATTAGGCGGCAGTGACCCTTTTATTGTCCTGGAAAGCGCTGATCTCGAAGCGGCTGTAACGACTGCCGTAACAGCAAGACTGCTGAATAATGGCCAATCTTGTATTGCCGGCAAACGCTTTATTGTTGCTAACAGCATCGCTGATGAATTTGAGCAACGATTCGTAGAGAAATTTAAAGCATTGCGAATGGGCGATCCAATGGATGCTACAACAGATATTGGACCCTTGGCTACCCCTGGCATTCTCAAGGATTTGGACAGCCAAGTACAAAACTCCATTGCCAAAGGGGCAAAAGTCTTAACTGGGGGACATCCCTTGTCAGATCGTCCGGGCAATTTCTATCCCCCCACAATTTTGACGGACTTCTCACCAGGCTCACCGGCATACCAAGAGGAATTTTTTGGGCCGGTGGCATTACTGTTCAGGGTTGCCGGTATTGACGAGGCCATTGAGTTAGCCAACAGCACGTCTTTTGGCCTGGGTGCGAGTGCCTGGACATCTGATGCAGACGAACGCGAACGCTTAATTGAGGAATTAGAAGCCGGTGCCGTATTTATCAACGGTTTGGTGAAATCCGATCCTCGGCTGCCTTTTGGGGGCATCAAGCGTTCTGGATACGGTCGGGAATTAAGCGTCCAAGGTATTCACGAATTTGTGAATATCAAGACAGTTTGGGTGAAGTAATGGGGATTTATCCTTCACAGTGATCAGGAGAGTGGGTGAAACACATTCGGTAGACAGCTCACGCCCTTTAAAACCTTGCAGATCGCTAGATTAGTCGGCACGAGGCGAATCTAGCGATCTACAAGCATCTTGAATTCACAGTTTCTGCAGAGCCGGCATCACAAATATTCAGGATACGCTACTTCGATACAAGTTGACAGCAGGAAATGCTCCTGCGAATTGTAGTAGAAGAAACTGCAACAAAATGTGTAGGGGTTACTTTGTACAAAACTTCACAAATTCCTAGATATTTGAGCCGACTCCAGCCGTGAAAGTAACCTATGACAAAGAAACTGAGTCAATGACAATCACCCTACGAGAAGCTGCTATTAAAGAAAGCGATGAAGTAGATCCGGGCGTGATTTTAGATATTGGTTATGATTGTGGCATTGCCCGCTTTAAGATTTGATCAGCATCAAAGGTAGTCTCAAAATTACCGGAAATACAGGCTGTTGTAGGGGAATAAAACCCTATTCACACAAAGATCGACATCATCGTTGAGGTAAGGTTACATGACCGAGATGAACACCGCCCAATTGCTAGTGCGCTGCTTGGAAAATGAAGGAGTGCGCTATATTTTCGGGTTGCCTGGGGAAGAAAATATACACGTTTTAGAAGCACTCAGAGATTCTTCCATTCAATTTATTACTACACGCCACGAGCAAGGCGCAGCCTTCATGGCCGATGTCTACGGTCGCTTAACCGGCCAAGCCGGCGTTTGTCTTTCCACCCTTGGCCCAGGTGCGACCAACCTGATGACCGGCGTTGCGGATGCCAACCTCGACGGTGCTCCCTTGGTGGCAATTACCGGCCAAGTGGGAACGGATCGAATGCACATTGAATCCCACCAGTATCTCGATCTCGTGGCGATGTTTGCACCCGTGACTAAATGGAACGCCCAGATCGTTCGCCCCAGCATCACCCCCGAACTTGTGCGGCGGGCATTTAAACGAGCGCAATCAGAAAAACCCGGTGCGGTTCATATTGATGTGCCGGAAAATATTGCCGCTATGCCGGCCCTTGGCGAACCGCTTAGTAAAGGAAACTTAGAAAAAACTTACGCTTCATTTAACAGTATTGAGCAGGCAGCCGAGCTGATTTCCCAAGCCACTAATCCTTTAATTTTAGTCGGTAATGGAGCGATTCGAGCCAACGCCAGTGAAGCGCTTACAGAATTTGCAACCCAATTAAACATTCCTGTCGTGAATACTTTTATGGGTAAAGGAATGATTCCTTATACTCATCCTTTGGCGCTGTGGGCGGTGGGCTTGCAATTGCGAGACTACATCAGTTGTGGCTTTGATAATACCGATTTGGTGATTGCCATTGGCTACGATTTGATTGAATACTCCCCGAAGAAATGGAATCGCGAAGGCAAGATTCCCATTATTCATATTGGAGCGATCCATGCTGAGGTTGATAGCAGCTATATTCCCAAAGTTGAAGTCGTGGGGGATATTTCAGATTCTCTGAGAGAAGTGATGGGACGGGCAAACCGGCAAGGCAAAGCAGAGCCTTATGCCTTGGAGCTGCGGGAAGAAATTCGGGCGGATTACGAACAATATGCCAACGATGATAGCTTTCCCATTAAACCGCAAAAACTGATTTATGACCTGCGGCAAGTCATGGGTCCAGAAGATATTGTCATCTGTGATGTGGGCGCTCACAAAATGTGGATGGCGCGGCATTATCATTGCGAACGCCCCAATACTTGCTTGATTTCTAATGGATTTGCAGCGATGGGAATCGCAATTCCTGGCGCAATAGCTGCTAAATTAGTTGCTCCCCAACAGCAAGTTGTTGCTGTGACGGGGGACGGGGGATTTATGATGAATTGCCAAGAACTGGAAACCGCTTTGCGCGTTGGCACAGCTTTTGTTACGATCATTTTTAATGATGGTGGCTATGGCTTGATTGAGTGGAAGCAACACAATCAATTAGGTCATTCAGATTTCGTTAAATTTGGCAATCCTGATTTTGTTAAATTTGCTGAAAGCATGGGGCTAAAAGGCTACCGAATTGAATCAACTGCTGAATTTATTCCCACGCTTAAAGAAGCTTTGGCTCAATCTGTGCCGTCGGTGATTGATTGCCGGGTTGATTACCGGGAAAATTTGCGCTTTACTCAAAAAGCTGGAGAGCTAACTTGCACGATTTAAATTCCTTTGAACGCGAGTAGGCCCTAAAACTTACACATCGGAATAACCACTTTTATGGTATATTCTATAAAACCCTCACTTAAAGTGAGGGTTTTGTTTAAATTTGTAGATTTTAGAAACCGAAGTTTGGCAAATAGCATTTTGTCTTAAGTGAATAATAAAAATACATTAGAAAATTTATAAATAAGCAGCAAGCTTAATGAAAATTGCAACTTGGAATGTTAACTCGATTCGCAGCCGATTAGAGCAAGTAATTGCCTGGTTACAGGTGAGTGACGTTGATGTCTTGTGTCTGCAAGAAACAAAAGTTGTAGATACAGATTTTCCGCGTACAGACTTTGAAAACATAGGGTATCACGTCTACATTTACGGGCAGAAATCATACAATGGGGTGGCGATTTTCAGCCGGCAGCCGATGGAAGATGTCAGCATGGGATTTGTGCCGGTGTTGGGCACAGAAGTGGGGGATTTGGATGAGCAAAAGCGGTTGATTGTCGGCACTCTTAATGGCGTCCGCATTGTTAATGTTTATGTCCCCAATGGTTCAGAAGTTGGCAGTGATAAATATCTCTATAAGCTCAGTTGGCTAAAGCTGTTGCGGGAATATTTAAAAAGGGTAATTGACAACAATAATCAGTTATGTATTTGCGGAGATTTCAATATTGCTTTGGAAGATCGAGATATTCACAACCCCAAAGCTTTTAAGAATCAAATTATGGCTTCTGACTTGGAGCGCCAAGCATTACGGGCTGTTCTAGAATTGGGGTTAGGAGATGCGTTTCGTAAGTTTACGGAAGAAACCGGCCACTTTAGCTGGTGGGATTATCGTAGCGGTGGGTTTGCGCGGAATCGAGGTTGGCGGATCGATCATCTTTATTTGACACCGACTCTTTATGAGCAGTCTGTAAGCTG contains the following coding sequences:
- a CDS encoding NAD-dependent succinate-semialdehyde dehydrogenase; its protein translation is MAIATTNPATGEILKTFDPLTDNEIEVKLARSQQAYQAYRHIPMTQRAGWLKAAADILEHRREEFGKIMTLEMGKTLKSAIAEVEKCALVCRYYADNAAEFLADAPAATDASRSFVRYQPLGPVLAVMPWNFPFWQVFRFAAPALMAGNVGLLKHASNVPQCALAIEEIFLQAGFPEGVFQTLLVGSDKVANLMADERVKAATLTGSEHAGASLAAVAGKEIKKTVLELGGSDPFIVLESADLEAAVTTAVTARLLNNGQSCIAGKRFIVANSIADEFEQRFVEKFKALRMGDPMDATTDIGPLATPGILKDLDSQVQNSIAKGAKVLTGGHPLSDRPGNFYPPTILTDFSPGSPAYQEEFFGPVALLFRVAGIDEAIELANSTSFGLGASAWTSDADERERLIEELEAGAVFINGLVKSDPRLPFGGIKRSGYGRELSVQGIHEFVNIKTVWVK
- a CDS encoding DUF2283 domain-containing protein encodes the protein MKVTYDKETESMTITLREAAIKESDEVDPGVILDIGYDCGIARFKI
- a CDS encoding acetolactate synthase large subunit; this encodes MNTAQLLVRCLENEGVRYIFGLPGEENIHVLEALRDSSIQFITTRHEQGAAFMADVYGRLTGQAGVCLSTLGPGATNLMTGVADANLDGAPLVAITGQVGTDRMHIESHQYLDLVAMFAPVTKWNAQIVRPSITPELVRRAFKRAQSEKPGAVHIDVPENIAAMPALGEPLSKGNLEKTYASFNSIEQAAELISQATNPLILVGNGAIRANASEALTEFATQLNIPVVNTFMGKGMIPYTHPLALWAVGLQLRDYISCGFDNTDLVIAIGYDLIEYSPKKWNREGKIPIIHIGAIHAEVDSSYIPKVEVVGDISDSLREVMGRANRQGKAEPYALELREEIRADYEQYANDDSFPIKPQKLIYDLRQVMGPEDIVICDVGAHKMWMARHYHCERPNTCLISNGFAAMGIAIPGAIAAKLVAPQQQVVAVTGDGGFMMNCQELETALRVGTAFVTIIFNDGGYGLIEWKQHNQLGHSDFVKFGNPDFVKFAESMGLKGYRIESTAEFIPTLKEALAQSVPSVIDCRVDYRENLRFTQKAGELTCTI
- the xth gene encoding exodeoxyribonuclease III, whose product is MKIATWNVNSIRSRLEQVIAWLQVSDVDVLCLQETKVVDTDFPRTDFENIGYHVYIYGQKSYNGVAIFSRQPMEDVSMGFVPVLGTEVGDLDEQKRLIVGTLNGVRIVNVYVPNGSEVGSDKYLYKLSWLKLLREYLKRVIDNNNQLCICGDFNIALEDRDIHNPKAFKNQIMASDLERQALRAVLELGLGDAFRKFTEETGHFSWWDYRSGGFARNRGWRIDHLYLTPTLYEQSVSCTIDTAPRKLVKPSDHTPVIVEI